The nucleotide sequence TTCATTGTTTTCAGCGGCGGTAAACGCATCATCGAGAACCGCAAACGCCTTATCAAGCTGTTCGCGAGTGATTACCAACGGTGGTTGGAATCTAAGAATGTTTCCGCAAAGGGTAATGATAACCACTCCATGTTGGAATGCATAGTAGATAACTTTCGTAGCAAAGTCAGGATCAGCTTCTTTGGTTTCTCGATCCTTAACCAGTTCGATTCCACCGTTTAGTCCCCACATTCTTACATCGCCAATATTTGGATGGCGCTTTTGCATGTCGAGGAATTGTTGCTTTGCGTATTCGCCATCGACCTTTGATTTGTTGACCAAGTCCTCCTCCTCAAGAATATCGAGGGTAGCGAGCGATGCGGCACAACAAACTGGGTTTGCGGCTGTGGTAAACACGTTTGCGGGAGCCTCAAGACTCTGCATAACTTCTTTCTTACCAACAACAGCGCTTAGAGGCATTCCAGCAGCAATCGACTTGCCGACCGACATTAAATCCGGTTCAATGTTGTCATATTGCTGGATTCCCCACATCTTACCAGTTCTACCGAGTCCTTGGTTGACTTCATCGACTGCAAACAAGATACCATTTTCGTGGCAGAACTTGTAAACGAGTTGCATGAATTCTTCTGGGGCCTTCACGATTCCACCGTCACCTTGGATTGGTTCAATCAATACGCAGGCAACTTCATCAGCTGGAAGGAACGATTCAAATGGCTTTTTAAATGAATCAAAGTATCTCATTGCCACATCATGTTCACTTTCTCCGGGAAGACGTCTGTATAGGTCAGGGTATGGCACGTGAACGACGCCAGGCAACATTGGACCCATTTTCCTTGTCATGTTTAGACTGGTCCCAGACAGGCTCATAGAGCCATATGTGGAGCCATGATAGGAGCCCATGAAAGATACGATGTATTGGCGGCCTGTATATGCTCTTGAAAATTTGATGATGGCATCATTAGCGTCAGATCCAGTTAACCCAAAACTAACCATTTTTTCTGAATCGCCAGGAGCAAGTTTTGTGAGTCTTTCAGCTAACTCAATTTGTGGAGTGTGATGAAAATAAGCGGGAGTGTAGTGAATGAGCTTTTTGGCCTGTTCAGTGATGGCATCGACGACCTTATCGGGTGTGTGCCCAACGTTGATGGCGGATGCACTGGCTAATAAGTCAATGTACTCATTACCGTCAACGTCAACAAGCGTTGCCCCGTGGGCATGATCGATTACTAAATTGTAGTAATCAATCCGCGTACAGTCGGCGTTATAGTGACTTTCATCATTGATTAAAGCAGTAGCTTTTTCCAATTTGTTCATACAATCCACTCCTTATTAAGTTGTTAAATTAAAACGTGATTACTTTTCCTCACGCCCCGCGTTTGAATGACGGATTCCGTAAAGGAAGTAAATGATGATCCCGAATACAAACCAACCAAATGCGTAAGTTTTTGCCTGAATATCAAGTCCCCAGAAAACACCAAGTGATCCTAAGAAACCTAAGGCAGGAAGAACTGGGTAAAGAGGCATTTTAAAACTAGGCATTGGAATGTCCTTTCCTTCACGTGGACGAAGGGCGTAAACACCGACAGAAACGAACATGAAGGCAATAAGGGTACCTGCGGAAATTAATTGTGCTAAGAATGCGAATGGGAAAACTGATCCCAAAAGAACACCAATAATAGTAAGGACGATTAATGCACGGTCAGGTAAGTTGTTAGTTAATTTTCCGAGCCATTTTGGTAGCAAACCATCACGACCGAATGAGTAAAGTAAACGTGAACCGGCAAGCATCATTCCAATTAGGGCTGTAAACATACCAACAACGGCAATTGCTTGGACAACCGCTGCAACGGTTCCGTGACCACTTTGACGTAGTGCCCAACCAACAGGTTCAGCATTGTTAGCATATTTTGAGTAGTGGAACATACCAACAAGGACAAGTGATACGGTGATGAAAAGGGCAACGGCAATCAACAGTGAACCGAGAATTCCACGAGGCATTGTCTTTTGTGGGTTCTTGGCTTCAGCTGAGTTAGCAGCGATTGAATCAAAACCGATATATGCAAGGAAGATTTCTGAAACCCCTGCATAAATACCTTGCCAACCACCGAATG is from Lentilactobacillus curieae and encodes:
- a CDS encoding aspartate aminotransferase family protein, yielding MNKLEKATALINDESHYNADCTRIDYYNLVIDHAHGATLVDVDGNEYIDLLASASAINVGHTPDKVVDAITEQAKKLIHYTPAYFHHTPQIELAERLTKLAPGDSEKMVSFGLTGSDANDAIIKFSRAYTGRQYIVSFMGSYHGSTYGSMSLSGTSLNMTRKMGPMLPGVVHVPYPDLYRRLPGESEHDVAMRYFDSFKKPFESFLPADEVACVLIEPIQGDGGIVKAPEEFMQLVYKFCHENGILFAVDEVNQGLGRTGKMWGIQQYDNIEPDLMSVGKSIAAGMPLSAVVGKKEVMQSLEAPANVFTTAANPVCCAASLATLDILEEEDLVNKSKVDGEYAKQQFLDMQKRHPNIGDVRMWGLNGGIELVKDRETKEADPDFATKVIYYAFQHGVVIITLCGNILRFQPPLVITREQLDKAFAVLDDAFTAAENNEVEIPADAGKIGW
- a CDS encoding APC family permease, with amino-acid sequence MSKLTERMFRKEDPAVYQDKDSHLIRSLTTKDFLALGVGTIVSTSIFTLPGVVAAQHAGPAVALSFVVAGVVAALVAFAYAEMSAAMPFAGSAYSWIHVVFGEFWGWIAGWALLAEYFIAVAFVASGLSANFQGLIGPLGIKLPASLSAASTGSNGGLVDIIAVVVVVLVALLLSRGASQTARVENTLVVLKVLAIIVFIIVGLTAIHVQNYVPFIPKYHVNADGSAFGGWQGIYAGVSEIFLAYIGFDSIAANSAEAKNPQKTMPRGILGSLLIAVALFITVSLVLVGMFHYSKYANNAEPVGWALRQSGHGTVAAVVQAIAVVGMFTALIGMMLAGSRLLYSFGRDGLLPKWLGKLTNNLPDRALIVLTIIGVLLGSVFPFAFLAQLISAGTLIAFMFVSVGVYALRPREGKDIPMPSFKMPLYPVLPALGFLGSLGVFWGLDIQAKTYAFGWFVFGIIIYFLYGIRHSNAGREEK